In Nicotiana tabacum cultivar K326 chromosome 17, ASM71507v2, whole genome shotgun sequence, one DNA window encodes the following:
- the LOC142171459 gene encoding uncharacterized protein LOC142171459 — protein sequence MGLNMAINLNVHELLVMGDSDLLIRQAQGDWETRDIKLIPYRQCVEDLSKRFKSIEFRYIPRFHNELADALATLASMLPYPGNTHIDPLEIQIRDQHGYCNTIEAEPDGEPWYRDIKQFLKIREYPEHANRDQKRTIRRLSNGFFLSGEILYKRTLDLNLLRCVDAKEAEMIMNEVHSGVCGPHMNGYVLAKKILRAGYYWLTMERDCFCFVRKCHQCQIHTVIPAEIEIPSLRIIVEAGIEDTEWVKSRLEQLNLIDEKRLAAVCFGQLYQQRMARAYNKKQSKEKAAKLVTVSRYIKQRLFGINRMGKGIKPSMIFLDEQRDGRAEKCSKGQQKLLS from the exons atgggtcTGAACATGGCAATAAACCTAAATGTGCATGAATTGTTGgtgatgggagattcagatttgcttattcGGCAGGCTCAAGGTgattgggagactcgagacatcaagctcattccatatagacaatgtgtggaggatcttagcaaaaggttcaagtccatcgaattcaggtacattcccaggtttcacaatgaattagctgatgccttggccaccctggcctcaatgcttccatatccgggtaatactcacattgacccattagaaattcaaattcgggatcaacatggttattgcaatacaattgaagcagaaccagatggtgaaccatggtatcgtGATATTAAGCAGTTtctgaaaataagagaatatccggaacatgctaatagggatcaaaagagaactattaggcgactctctaatggtttctttttgagtggggaaatcctatacaaaagaactctggatttgaatttgttgagatgtgtagatgCCAAAGAAGCTGAAATGATTATGAATGAGGTGCATTCGGGAGtttgtggtccgcacatgaatggatatgttctagcaaagaaaatccttcgggcaggatattattggcttactatggaacgagattgcttttgttttgttcgcaagtgccaCCAGTGTCAGATTCACA cGGTCATACCTGCTGAAATTGAGATTCCCTCTctccgaatcattgttgaagcagGGATTGAGGACACTGAATGGGTGAAGtcccgattggaacagttgaatttgattgatgaaaagcgtttGGCGGCAGTTTGTTTTGgtcagttataccaacaaagaatggcacgcgcttacaataagaaa CAAAGCAAAGAAAAGGCCGCAAAACTGGTTACAGTTTCCCGTTATATAAAGCAAAGATTGTTCGGCATAAATCGTATGGGCAAAGGCATAAAGCCATCTATGATTTTCCTTGACGAGCAAAGGGATGGAAGGGCTGAAAAATGTTCCAAGGGTCAACAAAAGTTACTCAgttaa